The following DNA comes from Camelina sativa cultivar DH55 chromosome 14, Cs, whole genome shotgun sequence.
ATGTTTGAATTTGCTCTTAAAGAGGCTCCTTGTGGAACAAGAAAGGGACTATTTATTTTGGGATCCAACCAAGACGGATTTAAATTCCTCAGAGATCCAcgattctaaattttaaaaacaatgtatCGGTTTCTCAAGATTATGTGTTTATGGGGTCACCAGGATTTGtggaaattaacaaaagaaagaaaaataaaaaatctaggCCAATAGGGTTTCTTGCATAACAAGGAAGATAGGAAGAGGATAGATTTTTTATCAACTCGAATCAGATTTTGTTggtttgatgaattttttttacttggatatttttttgtttcaagtcgtgatttctttttgggtataaaaatagaaagtctCTCATATCTCAACAATTGAATTCTAAAAATTACtaagaaaataggctaaaaattcacttgattgttttatttttatttttacagtaACTAATTGTAGGAAAGAAGAGTACCAATATCTAGAAGATTTACCATTCACCTTCATTGTCGGGAATGCCGCGTACGTTAatctttctaaaatatattattattttctcttaatAAAGTGTCTgattctattaattttttttttaaatgtctgaagaaagaaatcaaaatccgGTTTAGAATAACATAGTATAATTTAAGCTCTTCCCATGAAATATTATTGGTCACGGACCTCACGGTGAAACCCTTAACGCATTATAACTTCAAGTGGTATTTGGAAGAGAGTTGGGTAAATAGAATCTCAGCACACACGTTATGATATTGACCATAATTTCTTCAGGGAGTTATTATTGcaggtttaaatattataagaagaaaacaaatcaaataaaccagtTTACCTTGTAAAAGACCAGAGATGTGAAATTTTTTACtcattagaaagaaaaaaaaaaaaaaaaaaaagatgtcttATGACTAGAAGAATTCAAATTCAAGAAGGGTAAGCAAAAAGGAAACATAATGAATGTTCAAcatgaaacaaatcaatcagGTGTCTTAAACCACAAGAGATAAAGTTGACTCCGGAGAAGAATCTTTCAATCCCCTCACCAAAAATATCTGGTCGATATAACCTCAAGCCTGCGATTCAAGTAAAAGAAAGAGCCGAAATCAAACGTCAAGATAATTGCTCTAATCCACTAGAGTAGGAATGAAATCAGTCAACTAACAGAGTCAAAAAAATGTTCATGACCTGAACCAAATAAGTCTATCAAATCAAAATTCTGAAAGTCTTACTTTGCTAGCAATGTTGTTGGAAAGCCAATCCAGACCTTCATAGAGCCCTTCACCGCTGGTTGCGCATGTGCTTTGGATGTACCTGGAAAGAGAGAGCAAGCAATGTGTTTGTCAAGTTATGCAATAGTACATAACAAATCCTCCTGGCCGggtttaaattataaattaccaGTGGCGTTGCCGGAGAGAGTGAAGGCCAAGCTTATCAGTTATCTCAGCAGCATTCATTGCGTTTGGAAGATCTTGCTTGTTGGCAAACACAAGCAGTACTGCATCCCTCAGCTCATCCTGCAGTTACAAATCACCAAAAGGACAAACTTATTAGGGATTAACACGTGAAAACATGTAACATAATTATGTAGCATCAAAAACATACTTCATTCAACATCCTGTGANAGTGGTTTTCTGATCAGTGAATCCTCCGACATTTGTCGGCTGTGCTACAAACGGGGAAATCTTCTTTCCGATCAAATCTGCTTGTTGCTGGACTCTGTCCATTTCTATTCACCCTTTTTGTCTTTATCTTTCTCTCCTTTACATGTTTGAATTTGCTCTTAAAGAGGCTCCTTGTGGAACAAGAANTGATAAATGTTTCCTCTTTCTTCAGTCTTTCCAAAGAGGTTTTTGCAAACACCATAACATAGTACAAACCTTGTCCTGACCCCCGACATCCCAGACTGTGAAGCTGATGTTCTTGTACTCAACCGTCTCCACATTAAACCCTGTACAACAATTTATTTAGCAAGTCTCATTGTCTAACTAAgttaaactctaaccactcgtTCAAGTAGTATTTGTAATCCACCAGTTGACATTGTTTCAAAAAAGTTGCATTCTAAGCCAACAGAGACAATTAGCGAGAAGAATAAAATGATCCCTTCTTGCTAGTTTTCTGAAACAAAACTAAAGTATTGGCCTACAAATCCAATTCAGACTACCAGGATTTCAAGTAACCCTAAAACAACACCTTATGTGAGAATTACATGGAAAAGAGGCCACACTGACACAAGCATCTTAACAACAGACAGATGTAAATATCCAACAGGCTAAGCAATTCAATTGATCTGATAGaagtaaaaaggagaaagtatgCCTGGTTAGAAGACTTACCAATGGTGGGAATGGTGGTTACAATCTCACCAAGCTTGAGCTTGTACAAAATGGTAGTCTTACCAGCAGCATCGAGACCCACCATAAGGATCCTCATCTCCTTCTTGGCAAAAAGCCGGCTGAAAAGCTTCGCAAATGAAAGCCCCATTTTCCTTCAACTGTTGATCCTGAAATGTCAAAACATCACACTCCCATAAACAACAATTTCGCAAACTCAACATTGTTTCTCCATTCCTAAAAATTGTTCCTTTTTACACCAAATTAGATTGAATGCATCTATAACGCAACCATAGTAACACAAAAAGCATTCAAATATAGTCAATCGGATAAATTCAACaccaaatacaaaaaacaaaaaaaactcttttttcttactCTTGTGCATAATTAAGATTCAACATGGCCTCTTCTATTACATGGATCCACTTAATGAGAGATCAGAAACTTTTTCATTACTCAACAATTGTATCAAACACATATCGATCACGATTACATGATGGAATTGTAACAAAGCCTAATCTGTATCCCAAGATACACGATTGTTCAACTACAATCTAACGAAATAACGAAACGAGATTCAGTTTTCTCCGAAACATAACAACTCAGATACTTAAGATAACTTTCTCAAGGAAATCAGAATATGCAAGATCCAGAAACCCCTAAAAGAAGCAAGACGAATCTGAAAGCTTTGGAGCTTTACCTTTCGAAAATTGAAGGGATCTAAAGCGAGCGACAAGCTTTCAAATCAGCAGCACAAGACTTGATTTTGTGATTGGAAAAAAATTGGTACTTTGTGttgatttgtgatttgtgatttgtaatTGTGAATTTTCAACTTTCACTAGCACCCCTCCTATTATTGTTTAGTATATTAAAGCACCCACAAATTTTAtctatttcttaaaaataaccCCTAATATTTGTAAATTGCAAATCAATCTTTAGTTCAACTTCAATGTTGCAGTTCAGTATCAATATAGATGAGATCATCACTTGGTATTGGTTAACAAGGTGAGGCATTAATTCAAGTTGAAAGAGACATCATTTTAAGAACTAAACATTAAATTCGTATCAAGTAGTTGTAGTAATAGTAGTAGGTTTATATAGGCTAAAGAAAGATATACATTAATCTACATTTTTGTTACTTGCAGAATCCGTCAACACACATCGTGATCGGACTCATGAACCTTGTTTCTCGGAGGCTTCCCAATCTGTAAACAATCAATGGGAGGAAGAGTTGGAGTGCCGAGCTCACCAAATGTCTGCCAGCAAAAAGGATCATACATATGATACCGTTCTTGAACCGGTTTAAGCTCAATTGAAGATAACTGCACATCAACGCACGGGAAGCTATCGCTGCAAGCGAAATGCACCGGTTTCAAGGTGTAAGTTCCTTTTATCCTCTCGTAAGTCACTCCTTCCACTGCAACCGCTGATGTCTGGTTCTTGCATTTGCTATGGTCGCAGTAGAACTGGTCTATCACTATTGGAAGCTGGACTTCGTTGAGTTGAATGTTTGAGAAGAGTATCCCTTTCACGGATCCTACTCCTCCTTGCCATGTCTTGATCCGGACACCTGTCATCGTGTTGTGCATCGCTACATCTCGCACTGTTATGTTCGAGACGCAGGCTTTTGTGCCTTCTTTGCCGAGACTACCAATGCTGATCCCGTGGCCCGGTCCACAGTTCACATTGTGCACGTACACATTCGAGCAACCAGTTTGTATCGAGATGCAATCATCTCCTGCACAAGTATCAAGAATTCaggattcatcatcattcaagattcaagattcaagacTTTGAAGTACATACCGCAAGCGAGAGTAGCACTATGAATGAGGACATCTTTGGTGTTCTGGAGGTGAATACCATCAGTGTTTGGACTGTCACCAGGTGAAGAAACGACAATGTCATGCACCGAAACCCCTACGCAGTTATCGAATTTGAGATGACATTGAGGACTGTTTTGGATAGTTATACCAGTCACTTCCACGCCTAGACTCCCAGAGAATCTCAGTGCCTAAACGAAACAAGAAACACAACACAGTAAAAAAACCAATTATGCTTAAAATATCACAATACGTACAAAACCTCTGTTTTGCTTTTTCATTTCTCACCGTTGGTTTGATGCTTGGCATTCTCCCATCAAGCTCACTTCTTAACTGTCAAATGTAAAACAGAACAGAGTTTGATCATAGATGAAGATTTGTGTAAATGAGACaattaatgaagaagaagaagggagatgAATTTACCGGCATTGGAGGGTGTTTGTGAGTAGAATTGTACAAAGGGACGATGAGTTTGGTCTCACCATCAATGAAAGGGTAATCTTGTTGCCACCAACCAGAGCCTCTTCCATCAATGACACCTTTCCCTTGTACTTTAATTCCTTTCAGTTTTGTGAAATCAATCCACCACATTAACCCTTTTCCCCATGACTTTGAATCCGTTGGAGCTATGATCGTACCATCAAGCTACAATACTCATAGTACAAAATTTAGATTTCTTAACACTAAACAGAatacactttttctttttaaaaaacatcaaattctcACCTGAAACACAATGTTAGCTTGACAATAAGGACCAGAGAATGAGATTGGACCAACAAGGAAAGTGTATTCAGGTGGTACGATCATCATCGATGCCTCAGTTTTGCAAACCGCCGCCCAAGCCGCTTCAAACGCCTGCAAATTAACATTATGAaactctgtttaattattttcattaactaaactaaaaaaaccctaatcgcccATTTGTTCTACAGAGCTATTACTATAGTTATTGAGGCTTGTGACTTATGGTCCCATTTGCAATCTGTTATTTCTGTTGTCACTAACTTTATATTcgtttgtctttttatttttggcgcAATGTAATAGTTTGgagagaataaataaaaaagttaggTGACTTTTACAGACAGAGAAAACTTTTTctgagctctgttttttttaatttccttgttCTGTCTCGTGTTGTCTCAGTGATCTCTCAactgtaattttctttttgataaaaaaaagtattctcATGAAAAGGAAATATAAAATGCTCTAATTAATCAAATAGACACAACCACTAGGATTAAAAAACTGTACGGGTAACGAAATTAAATTAGCTTTTGAATTGTACCTTAGTGTCATCACATTTGCCATCACCCTTTGCCCCAAAGTCCATCACGTTGAAAACTTGAGATCCCTTTAGCGGCGGAAGAGGTGGTGGTTGGACTTTAGGTGGCCGTGAAACCACCGGAGGGTTATTGTCGTTAGCTTTTGGCGGCGTTTTCTGCTTCGGTTTCGGTTTAGGTTTAGACTTGTGGTGATGGTTGTTGTGAGAACTATGGTGACTGTGCCCATGGCTCTTCGGTTTCTTGGTTGACAAGGAATCAGACAAGTCAGAAGAGCCTCTGCGGTTATGTCTCCAATGCCTTCCTCTTCTAGCAATGCAGGTCTCTAATGTTACAGACCAGACCAAAACCGCCATTAGTATCATCATCGTGATGCTTCTCACACTTAAACTTCTTCTCAttatcatttttgttgttgttgttgttgtctaaaCGAAGAGTGTTGtgagacgaaaaaaaaaaacgaagagtGTTGTGGTGGTTGAAGAGACTAAGAAAGagactttggttttggttgaagaaagagaaggtttTTGATGAGATTTATATAAGGAAGCAGTCCAAGAATGTAGAGAGGCTCACGGGTTTTCAATATGggaagtttattttataatcgAAAACGATACTGTATCAATAATGTCCTTTATTTTCCATATTGTTGATTAGTAACTTAtcattatataaaaagattacTAAACAAACGAATAAATCTAAGCTATGTACAATTTATCCATATATGACAATAGGAccattatgtttgattttagttGGATAATGATGATATTGACAGTGATATACTCGTGAATTAGTATTTGGAGCTTAGTTTATTTATGGGTAGAAATATTGACCGTAGGTAAAAAAGTTTTAGTCTTACACCCAATCAATCGGTCAAAACCTGAATTGTGGAGTAACTGTGTATGAGCAAGGGATGATATACTGATATGTATGCCACGTGGAAATAAATGGTTGGTTAAAAGCTCATCTAATTTGGTTGCCATTACACACATGTATATCTGAACACATGTAATTGCCTGACTGTTGTATATGAAGCACCGTGAAGTGGGGATTCTTATAATGTGGTGTATATTCAATTTTAGGCTCTTgcgttttgtttaatttgagtATATATGTACGTATAGATGGATACAAGCATGTGTGTATGCAAGACATGCATGTGTTGGATCTGTCGTATTAACATTATAAGAGTGTCGTATGATTTTCATATTTACTGTGACAGTGTGGTGTAGAAATTCAAGATGCCATGTTGAAAAAATggacattttaaaaatattgcaatCACTATTTTAAGAACACCATGCttaataaagagaagaaaatattttatcagaaaaaaaaacagaaacaaaagattggtaaaaatttcCAATTAACTGATATTAGAAAATCTGCCTTCtaataaaataactaacaattaacacattttattttactgAAACGCGATGATTAATCAAATTAGTATGAGATTTTCTCATTATCCCAAGTTGATAATCAAAATCTGTAACCAAAAAGGAGAAGTGGATAATTGAAATCTCAAAActagattaaaataaaagaaattgggcaaatgaaataaatgaacagaattaaaaaatttgctgAGAAACATTCTTTAAAAATTCTGTCTCGTTATAATTTTCTTacgaaattaatatattaaaacatattgtataataagaatatatataaaacgaaAGAGACTCGTGAGTGGGTCTATATGTTGTCAATGGGGCACTGATTATAACATCTCTTTTAGTACTCACATGCACTACTTCACGGGCATTGCTTTTGTATTCACAGCTCCTccaatcattttttgtttatttaattatatatttctctcattttttttactattttatatttatgtcgAATCCATTCTAGattaaatttcatttattattcAAGAAAAAAGACTGCTATTAAAGGAAagagcaaaaacagaaaacagaaaGTAACTGAAGCTTGTTTCTTTAGGtcctcatatttttcttttacattattttttctaatatatgtaGATACACTAA
Coding sequences within:
- the LOC104739683 gene encoding polygalacturonase At1g48100-like is translated as MIMRRSLSVRSITMMILMAVLVWSVTLETCIARRGRHWRHNRRGSSDLSDSLSTKKPKSHGHSHHSSHNNHHHKSKPKPKPKQKTPPKANDNNPPVVSRPPKVQPPPLPPLKGSQVFNVMDFGAKGDGKCDDTKAFEAAWAAVCKTEASMMIVPPEYTFLVGPISFSGPYCQANIVFQLDGTIIAPTDSKSWGKGLMWWIDFTKLKGIKVQGKGVIDGRGSGWWQQDYPFIDGETKLIVPLYNSTHKHPPMPLRSELDGRMPSIKPTALRFSGSLGVEVTGITIQNSPQCHLKFDNCVGVSVHDIVVSSPGDSPNTDGIHLQNTKDVLIHSATLACGDDCISIQTGCSNVYVHNVNCGPGHGISIGSLGKEGTKACVSNITVRDVAMHNTMTGVRIKTWQGGVGSVKGILFSNIQLNEVQLPIVIDQFYCDHSKCKNQTSAVAVEGVTYERIKGTYTLKPVHFACSDSFPCVDVQLSSIELKPVQERYHMYDPFCWQTFGELGTPTLPPIDCLQIGKPPRNKVHESDHDVC